In Salvelinus namaycush isolate Seneca chromosome 37, SaNama_1.0, whole genome shotgun sequence, the following are encoded in one genomic region:
- the LOC120031328 gene encoding gamma-aminobutyric acid receptor-associated protein-like 1 yields the protein MDSQYQRSVPLEVRRAEGERVRAKHPDKIPIIVERAARSRAPDLDKKKYLVPSDLTVGQLCFLIRQRVSMRPEEALFFFVNNSLPPSSSPLSAVYEEHHEEDLFLYMTYSNESVYGA from the exons aTGGACAGTCAGTACCAGCGCTCTGTACCACTGGAGGTGAGGAGGGCAGAGGGTGAGAGGGTGCGAGCCAAGCATCCCGACAAGATACCG ATCATTGTGGAGAGGGCTGCCAGGTCAAGAGCTCCTGACCTGGACAAGAAGAAGTACCTCGTGCCCTCTGACCTCACAG tGGGTCAACTGTGCTTCCTGATCCGACAGCGTGTGTCTATGAGGCCTGAGGAGGCTCTCTTCTTTTTCGTCAACAACTCCCTTCCCCCATCcagttctcctctctctgctgtctatgag GAGCACCATGAAGAGGACCTGTTCCTATACATGACCTATAGTAACGAGAGTGTCTACGGTGCCTGA
- the LOC120031085 gene encoding C-type lectin domain family 10 member A-like isoform X1, translating to MYIKFCRIAGSGVNAKLPHEANATFSVEVKEQQEKDLQVLGNVGLYRAVCLLLSVICLVLLLVIIILCVKFPLQPQVCHGTEKGIEAKEKGSVTEKGIEAKEKGSVTEKGIEAKEKGSVTEKGIEAKEKGSVTEKGIEAKEKGSVTEKGIEAKEKGSVTEKGIEAKEERFQSTEVCSLKTCQAQYFQQQSQVPACHMCDEGWLHFESSCYFLSRDRMNWDESRDECKKRGADLAIITNKTVQTFLTKKGNLMYWIGLRQRTRNWVWVNNTALGQSYWSGSNRQGDCGLLTGRDPPERSWSSSSCDQYSFYICQRGR from the exons ATGTATATCAAGTTTTGCCGTATTGCAGGAAGTGGAGTGAATGCCAAATTACCACATGAGGCAAACGCAACGTTTTCGGTTGAAGTGAAGGAGCAGCAAGAGAAAG ACCTGCAGGTCCTGGGGAACGTTGGTCTGTACCGCGCAGTGTGTTTACTACTGTCTGTCATCTGTCTGGTTCTACTGCTCGTCATCATCATCCTCTGTGTCAAAT TTccattacagcctcaagtctgtCATGGGACTGAAAAAGGGATTGAGGCTAAAGAGAAGGGGAGTGTGACTGAAAAAGGGATTGAGGCTAAAGAGAAGGGGAGTGTGACTGAAAAAGGGATTGAGGCTAAAGAGAAGGGGAGTGTGACTGAAAAAGGGATTGAGGCTAAAGAGAAGGGGAGTGTGACTGAAAAAGGGATTGAGGCTAAAGAGAAGGGGAGTGTGACTGAAAAAGGGATTGAGGCTAAAGAGAAGGGGAGTGTGACTGAAAAAGGGATTGAGGCTAAAGAGGAGAGGTTCCAGTCCACTGAGGTGTGCAGCCTGAAGACATGCCAAGCACAATACTTCCAACAACAGAGCCAGG tccCTGCCTGCCACATGTGTGATGAAGGCTGGCTGCACTTTGAGAGCTCCTGCTACTTCCTCTCCAGAGACAGAATGAACTGGGACGAGAGCAGGGACGAGTGTAAGAAGAGAGGGGCAGATCTGGCCATCATAACAAACAAAACAGTGCAG ACCTTTCTAACGAAGAAGGGAAACCTGATGTACTGGATCGGCCTGAGACAGAGAACCAGGAACTGGGTTTGGGTCAACAACACTGCACTGGGACAGAG TTACTGGTCAGGATCCAACAGACAAGGGGATTGTGGGTTACTGACAGGAAGGGATCCTCCTGAGAGAAGCTGGAGCTCCTCATCATGTGACCAGTACAGCTTCTACATCTGCCAGAGGGGGCGCTAA
- the LOC120031085 gene encoding C-type lectin domain family 10 member A-like isoform X2 produces MYIKFCRIAGSGVNAKLPHEANATFSVEVKEQQEKDLQVLGNVGLYRAVCLLLSVICLVLLLVIIILCVKFPLQPQVCHGTEKGIEAKEKGSVTEKGIEAKEKGSVTEKGIEAKEKGSVTEKGIEAKEKGSVTEKGIEAKEKGSVTEKGIEAKEERFQSTEVCSLKTCQAQYFQQQSQVPACHMCDEGWLHFESSCYFLSRDRMNWDESRDECKKRGADLAIITNKTVQTFLTKKGNLMYWIGLRQRTRNWVWVNNTALGQSYWSGSNRQGDCGLLTGRDPPERSWSSSSCDQYSFYICQRGR; encoded by the exons ATGTATATCAAGTTTTGCCGTATTGCAGGAAGTGGAGTGAATGCCAAATTACCACATGAGGCAAACGCAACGTTTTCGGTTGAAGTGAAGGAGCAGCAAGAGAAAG ACCTGCAGGTCCTGGGGAACGTTGGTCTGTACCGCGCAGTGTGTTTACTACTGTCTGTCATCTGTCTGGTTCTACTGCTCGTCATCATCATCCTCTGTGTCAAAT TTccattacagcctcaagtctgtCATGGGACTGAAAAAGGGATTGAGGCTAAAGAGAAGGGGAGTGTGACTGAAAAAGGGATTGAGGCTAAAGAGAAGGGGAGTGTGACTGAAAAAGGGATTGAGGCTAAAGAGAAGGGGAGTGTGACTGAAAAAGGGATTGAGGCTAAAGAGAAGGGGAGTGTGACTGAAAAAGGGATTGAGGCTAAAGAGAAGGGGAGTGTGACTGAAAAAGGGATTGAG GCTAAAGAGGAGAGGTTCCAGTCCACTGAGGTGTGCAGCCTGAAGACATGCCAAGCACAATACTTCCAACAACAGAGCCAGG tccCTGCCTGCCACATGTGTGATGAAGGCTGGCTGCACTTTGAGAGCTCCTGCTACTTCCTCTCCAGAGACAGAATGAACTGGGACGAGAGCAGGGACGAGTGTAAGAAGAGAGGGGCAGATCTGGCCATCATAACAAACAAAACAGTGCAG ACCTTTCTAACGAAGAAGGGAAACCTGATGTACTGGATCGGCCTGAGACAGAGAACCAGGAACTGGGTTTGGGTCAACAACACTGCACTGGGACAGAG TTACTGGTCAGGATCCAACAGACAAGGGGATTGTGGGTTACTGACAGGAAGGGATCCTCCTGAGAGAAGCTGGAGCTCCTCATCATGTGACCAGTACAGCTTCTACATCTGCCAGAGGGGGCGCTAA
- the LOC120031085 gene encoding C-type lectin domain family 10 member A-like isoform X3 — MYIKFCRIAGSGVNAKLPHEANATFSVEVKEQQEKDLQVLGNVGLYRAVCLLLSVICLVLLLVIIILCVKFPLQPQVCHGTEKGIEAKEKGSVTEKGIEAKEKGSVTEKGIEAKEKGSVTEKGIEAKEKGSVTEKGIEAKEKGSVTEKGIEAKEERFQSTEVCSLKTCQAQYFQQQSQVPACHMCDEGWLHFESSCYFLSRDRMNWDESRDECKKRGADLAIITNKTVQTFLTKKGNLMYWIGLRQRTRNWVWVNNTALGQSYWSGSNRQGDCGLLTGRDPPERSWSSSSCDQYSFYICQRGR; from the exons ATGTATATCAAGTTTTGCCGTATTGCAGGAAGTGGAGTGAATGCCAAATTACCACATGAGGCAAACGCAACGTTTTCGGTTGAAGTGAAGGAGCAGCAAGAGAAAG ACCTGCAGGTCCTGGGGAACGTTGGTCTGTACCGCGCAGTGTGTTTACTACTGTCTGTCATCTGTCTGGTTCTACTGCTCGTCATCATCATCCTCTGTGTCAAAT TTccattacagcctcaagtctgtCATGGGACTGAAAAAG GGATTGAGGCTAAAGAGAAGGGGAGTGTGACTGAAAAAGGGATTGAGGCTAAAGAGAAGGGGAGTGTGACTGAAAAAGGGATTGAGGCTAAAGAGAAGGGGAGTGTGACTGAAAAAGGGATTGAGGCTAAAGAGAAGGGGAGTGTGACTGAAAAAGGGATTGAGGCTAAAGAGAAGGGGAGTGTGACTGAAAAAGGGATTGAGGCTAAAGAGGAGAGGTTCCAGTCCACTGAGGTGTGCAGCCTGAAGACATGCCAAGCACAATACTTCCAACAACAGAGCCAGG tccCTGCCTGCCACATGTGTGATGAAGGCTGGCTGCACTTTGAGAGCTCCTGCTACTTCCTCTCCAGAGACAGAATGAACTGGGACGAGAGCAGGGACGAGTGTAAGAAGAGAGGGGCAGATCTGGCCATCATAACAAACAAAACAGTGCAG ACCTTTCTAACGAAGAAGGGAAACCTGATGTACTGGATCGGCCTGAGACAGAGAACCAGGAACTGGGTTTGGGTCAACAACACTGCACTGGGACAGAG TTACTGGTCAGGATCCAACAGACAAGGGGATTGTGGGTTACTGACAGGAAGGGATCCTCCTGAGAGAAGCTGGAGCTCCTCATCATGTGACCAGTACAGCTTCTACATCTGCCAGAGGGGGCGCTAA